The proteins below come from a single Cannabis sativa cultivar Pink pepper isolate KNU-18-1 chromosome 3, ASM2916894v1, whole genome shotgun sequence genomic window:
- the LOC115711221 gene encoding probable aquaporin TIP3-2, translating into MPVRRYAFGRADEATHPDSMRAALAEFVATFIFVFAGEGSILSMDKLYRERGGITSASELAIVALAHAFALTAAVAASINISGGHVNPAVTFGALVGGRISVVRAFFYWVAQLLGAILASLLLRLVTVGMRPVGFHLGSGVSDAHGLVLEIIMTFGLVYTVYATVIDPKRGSVGTLGPLAIGLIVGANILVGGPFDGAAMNPARAFGPALVGWRWKSHWIFWIGPLIGGALAGLIYEYMVIPSEPPHLHTTHQPLAPEDY; encoded by the exons ATGCCGGTTCGTAGATATGCATTTGGGAGAGCAGACGAGGCAACTCACCCTGACTCGATGAGAGCTGCCTTAGCTGAATTTGTAGCCACTTTCATATTCGTTTTCGCCGGCGAAGGCTCTATCCTTTCCATGG ACAAACTTTACAGAGAAAGAGGTGGAATAACATCAGCTTCAGAGCTAGCAATAGTGGCTTTAGCCCATGCTTTTGCTCTGACAGCCGCCGTGGCCGCCAGTATAAACATCTCTGGCGGCCACGTTAACCCCGCGGTTACGTTCGGCGCGCTTGTCGGTGGAAGGATTTCGGTTGTTAGAGCCTTTTTTTACTGGGTGGCTCAGTTACTTGGTGCTATTTTGGCTTCTCTTTTGTTGAGACTTGTTACTGTTGGCATG AGACCGGTAGGGTTCCACTTGGGATCCGGTGTGAGCGACGCGCACGGGCTAGTACTCGAAATCATCATGACATTCGGGTTGGTTTACACGGTCTACGCGACGGTGATCGACCCTAAGCGGGGAAGTGTAGGGACATTAGGGCCGTTGGCGATAGGGCTCATAGTGGGGGCGAACATCTTGGTGGGTGGACCGTTCGATGGGGCGGCAATGAACCCCGCTCGGGCGTTCGGGCCAGCCCTAGTGGGGTGGCGATGGAAGAGCCATTGGATCTTTTGGATTGGTCCTTTAATTGGAGGTGCTTTAGCTGGACTCATATATGAATATATGGTCATACCATCCGAACCACCACATCTCCACACTACTCATCAGCCTTTGGCTCCTGAAGATTactag
- the LOC115709954 gene encoding large ribosomal subunit protein eL13z — protein MVKHNNVIPNGHFKKHWQNYVKTWFNQPARKTRRRIARQKKAVKIFPRPTAGPLRPVVHGQTLKYNMKVRAGRGFSLEELKAAGIPKKLAPTIGISVDHRRRNRSLEGLQSNVQRLKTYKAKLVVFPRRARKFKAGDSAPEELANATQVQGEFLPIAREKPAFELVKITDDMKSFKAYNKLRLERTNARHLGARLKRAAEAEKEEKK, from the exons ATGGTGAAGCACAACAATGTTATTCCTAATGGACATTTCAAGAAGCATTGGCAGAACTATGTCAAGACATGGTTTAACCAACCTGCTAGGAAGACCCGAAGAAGGATTG CTCGTCAGAAGAAGGCTGTGAAGATTTTCCCTAGGCCTACTGCTGGACCCCTTCGCCCAGTTGTCCATGGACAAACTTTGAAGTACAACATGAAGGTTCGGGCTGGCAGGGGCTTCTCACTGGAAGAACTCAAG GCTGCTGGAATTCCAAAGAAGCTTGCTCCCACCATTGGAATCTCAGTGGATCACCGCCGTAGGAACAGATCCTTGGAGGGTCTACAATCTAATGTTCAAAGGCTTAAGACATACAAAGCCAAACTTGTTGTCTTCCCAAGACGTGCCCGCAAGTTCAAG GCTGGAGACTCAGCTCCAGAGGAGTTAGCCAATGCTACCCAAGTCCAAGGCGAGTTCTTGCCTATTGCTCGGGAGAAGCCAGCATTTGAACTTGTTAAGATTACCGATGACATGAAGTCATTCAAGGCTTACAACAAGCTCAGGTTGGAGCGTACAAACGCACGCCATCTTGGTGCTCGGTTGAAGAGGGCTGCAGAGGCCGAAAAGGAAGAGAAGAAGTAG
- the LOC115711175 gene encoding probable leucine-rich repeat receptor-like protein kinase At1g68400, producing MKLLVHHLHLHHNDLIILLSILLHLSSSSLAHLSVTINDYYPEERDALIELRDSLISNEDLHTKWTGPPCIQNDTKWVGISCSNGHVVHLSLQGIHLKGTLPPTFLQNLTLLTNLNFHNNSIKGPLPILTNLIHLEIVVLSHNKFSGTIPCEFTELPNLKTLELQHNLLEGGIPPFDQSTLTVFNISHNQLSGLIPNTSVLRRFPKSCFDHNSGLCGKPLKVPCPFLPPPPRHRAPPPPHHSPPTQNNDEKKNILKKWSVPMIAALVPFLVIVGLLFCYYKIVHKRDREKKINNAVSRRAFSSESNSKNKDPEKGVDLEFFDKEMPVFDLDDLLRSSAQVLGKGTLGTTYQTTLETGQRLAVKRLNDANNELGKKEFVQQMQFLGKTRHLNLVQIVSFYYSKDEKLVIYEFVPHGTLFELLHENRGIGRVPLNWTTRLSIIKDIAKGLTFLHQFLLHYKLPHGNLKSTNVLIQHDPQNNLFHSKLTDFGYFSLFGSRKPSSDHQNLAASRAPEYAQGKKLSRKADVYCFGVIILEIITGKIPGEISPFSDDETTTEDLSDWVRAVVNKDWSTDILDVEIISAREGHDEMLKLTEVALECTNEVPENRPTMSEVLLKIEEIEHRE from the exons atgaaattattagttcatcatcttcatcttcatcacaATGATCTAATAATACTTCTATCAattcttcttcatctttcttCATCTTCATTAGCTCATTTATCGGTGACTATAAATGATTATTATCCAGAAGAAAGAGATGCTTTGATCGAGCTAAGAGATTCTCTAATCTCAAATGAGGATCTACACACAAAATGGACAGGTCCGCCTTGTATTCAAAACGACACCAAATGGGTAGGCATTTCGTGTTCAAATGGTCATGTTGTTCACCTTTCTCTACAAGGAATTCACCTCAAAGGAACTCTTCCTCCAACATTTCTACAAAACCTAACTCTCTTAACAAATCTAAATTTTCACAACAACTCAATCAAAGGTCCACTTCCCATACTCACAAACCTAATTCACTTAGAAATCGTGGTTTTATCGCACAACAAGTTTTCTGGTACAATCCCTTGCGAGTTCACTGAATTGCCGAATCTCAAAACTCTTGAACTCCAACACAATTTGTTGGAAGGAGGAATTCCGCCTTTTGATCAGTCAACCCTAACAGTTTTCAACATTTCACATAATCAACTTTCTGGTCTGATTCCAAACACGAGTGTTCTTAGAAGATTTCCAAAAAGTTGTTTTGACCATAATTCAGGTTTATGTGGGAAGCCTTTAAAAGTTCCTTGTCCTTTTTTGCCTCCCCCGCCCAGGCACCGGGCCCCGCCACCACCTCACCATTCGCCTCCAACACAAAATAATGATgagaagaagaatattttaaagaaaTGGAGTGTGCCTATGATTGCAGCTTTGGTTCCTTTTCTTGTTATTGttggtttgttattttgttattacAAAATTGTTCACAAAAGAGATAGAGAAAAGAAGATCAATAATGCAG TATCAAGAAGGGCTTTTTCATCGGAAAGTAATAGTAAGAATAAGGACCCAGAAAAAGGTGTGGATTTAGAATTCTTCGATAAAGAAATGCCAGTTTTTGACTTGGATGATTTGCTTAGATCTTCGGCACAAGTATTAGGTAAGGGTACTCTGGGAACAACCTATCAAACAACACTAGAAACAGGTCAAAGACTTGCCGTGAAGAGACTAAACGACGCCAATAACGAATTGGGCAAGAAAGAATTTGTTCAACAAATGCAATTTTTGGGAAAGACAAGGCATTTAAACCTTGTGCAAATTGTGTCTTTCTATTACTCCAAAGATGAGAAGCTTGTTATCTATGAGTTTGTTCCTCATGGCACTTTGTTTGAACTTTTACATG AAAATAGAGGAATTGGAAGAGTACCACTAAATTGGACAACAAGGCTTTCCATAATAAAGGACATAGCTAAAGGCCTCACATTCCTTCACCAATTTCTACTCCATTACAAACTCCCTCATGGAAATCTCAAGTCCACAAATGTTCTCATACAACATGATCCTCAAAACAACTTATTCCATTCAAAGCTCACGGATTTCGGATACTTCTCTTTGTTTGGCTCCCGAAAGCCCTCTTCTGATCATCAAAACCTAGCAGCCTCAAGGGCACCAGAGTATGCTCAAGGAAAGAAGCTCTCACGGAAAGCTGATGTATATTGTTTCGGTGTGATCATTTTAGAGATCATAACAGGAAAAATTCCAGGAGAGATATCACCATTTAGTGACGATGAAACAACAACGGAGGATCTCTCTGATTGGGTACGAGCAGTGGTGAATAAGGATTGGTCGACAGACATTTTGGATGTCGAAATAATTTCGGCTAGAGAAGGCCATGATGAGATGTTGAAATTGACTGAAGTTGCACTTGAGTGTACGAATGAGGTGCCTGAAAACAGACCTACGATGAGTGAAGTCTTACTAAAAATTGAGGAAATTGAACATAGAGAATAA
- the LOC115711634 gene encoding uncharacterized protein LOC115711634, producing the protein MISRTISKIVYSNGRRTGKSYAVAAASSVSVNKSEKGDEIVSSKPTTRLHSKRKCIAERRAVVEAFVDNYKATNGGKFPPPYLITQQTGGSYYLVKLIVQELQSESKSSVAVDNVNQNGLGKKKTKKTKEPSMRAKKLTKSNISVNLGVQDDIQTTSTNLVKIKSVVDKSIEAESSSLSSSSAEKTFPNTKEAVNIDGSSEFAAAQDSFLKGHGEINVSSCQKNVAIEDVQSKNSESVGVPSSVLQEGFGNVSGASSVYLENEKQNEDRAENDSPGFVEEGLQMMNTTKVLDASIENGDDNKQKSAASDDLDNYSKQTSVEEFVKKPSLWGNLKSFAGGIFNNWRKS; encoded by the exons ATGATCTCACGAACAATCTCAAAAATCG TGTATTCTAATGGAAGAAGAACTGGGAAATCTTATGCTGTGGCTGCTGCTTCTTCTGTGAGTGTGAACAAGTCCGAGAAAGGTGATGAGATTGTTAGCTCAAAACCCACTACTCGCCTTCATTCTAAAAGGAAGTGTATAGCTGAACGTCGAGCTGTGGTTGAAGCTTTTGTTGACAA TTATAAAGCAACAAATGGTGGAAAATTTCCTCCTCCTTACCTTATTACACAACAAACTGGTGGCTCCTACTATCTTGTTAAGCTAATCGTGCAAGAACTGCAGTCCGAATCGAAATCATCTGTTGCTGTGGATAATGTGAATCAAAATGGCTTAGGAAAGAAAAAGACGAAAAAAACAAAGGAACCTTCAATGAGAGccaaaaagttaacaaaaagtAATATATCAGTAAATCTTGGTGTTCAAGATGATATTCAGACAACATCAACCAACCTTGTCAAGATTAAAAGTGTCGTGGACAAGAGTATCGAAGCAGAGAGCAGTTCACTATCTTCCTCTTCAGCCGAAAAGACATTTCCCAACACGAAAGAAGCTGTAAATATA GATGGTTCTTCTGAATTTGCAGCAGCACAAGATAGTTTTCTTAAAGGACATGGCGAAATAAATGTTAGTTCATGTCAAAAGAACGTGGCGATTGAGGATGTTCAGAGCAAGAATTCTGAATCTGTTGGAGTCCCGAGTAGTGTGCTGCAAGAAGGTTTCGGAAATGTCTCTGGTGCATCTTCTGTTTACTTAGAAAATGAGAAACAGAATGAAGATCGGGCCGAGAATGACAGTCCTGGTTTTGTTGAGGAGGGTTTGCAGATGATGAATACTACAAAAGTTTTGGATGCAAGCATTGAAAATGGTGATGATAATAAACAAAAGTCAGCTGCTTCGGATGATCT GGACAATTATTCTAAGCAGACTAGTGTAGAAGAATTTGTTAAAAAACCCTCACTCTGGGGAAATCTGAAATCATTTGCGGGCGGAATTTTCAACAACTGGAGAAAATCTTAG